A window from Sinanaerobacter sp. ZZT-01 encodes these proteins:
- a CDS encoding 3-keto-5-aminohexanoate cleavage protein, producing MKKTIITVATTGAWPKKKNNPNVPMTPAEIAADVYDCWKAGAAVAHLHMRDEEGNGTMSTEKFSETVKLMKEKYPDCDIVLNLTTSGDLNATDETRQAHIKALHPEMASFDCGSMNWMHSGLFINHPKFLEQLAASMQVCGVKPEIECFDPGMIANAAYYLKKGVIKAPLHFQFCMGCANGIPGSLKNLLFMKETMEMLCPESTWSCFGVGHSAMEILYAGIALGGHVRVGMEDNVMYSSDKLADSNVQFVERAARIIREFGNEVATPADAREILGLKK from the coding sequence ATGAAAAAAACAATTATAACTGTTGCTACAACAGGCGCTTGGCCAAAGAAAAAAAATAATCCCAATGTGCCTATGACACCGGCTGAAATTGCTGCAGATGTCTATGACTGTTGGAAAGCAGGAGCTGCTGTTGCACATCTGCATATGAGGGACGAGGAGGGAAATGGAACCATGTCCACCGAGAAGTTTAGCGAAACGGTTAAACTGATGAAAGAAAAGTATCCGGATTGTGACATTGTATTAAACCTTACAACCTCCGGAGATTTAAATGCAACCGATGAAACACGACAGGCTCATATTAAAGCATTGCATCCTGAGATGGCATCCTTTGACTGCGGTTCGATGAATTGGATGCACTCTGGATTGTTTATTAACCATCCTAAGTTTTTGGAGCAGCTGGCTGCAAGCATGCAAGTATGTGGGGTTAAACCTGAGATAGAGTGCTTTGATCCCGGAATGATAGCAAATGCCGCATATTATCTTAAAAAAGGCGTCATTAAAGCACCGTTGCATTTTCAGTTTTGCATGGGATGTGCCAATGGAATACCAGGAAGTCTTAAAAATCTGCTGTTCATGAAAGAAACAATGGAGATGCTCTGTCCTGAATCTACATGGAGCTGCTTTGGAGTAGGGCACTCTGCAATGGAAATTTTGTATGCGGGAATTGCTTTGGGTGGGCATGTTCGTGTGGGAATGGAAGACAACGTAATGTATTCCAGCGACAAGCTGGCAGACAGCAACGTACAGTTTGTTGAAAGGGCGGCTCGTATTATCCGTGAATTTGGAAATGAGGTTGCAACACCTGCAGACGCTCGTGAAATTCTCGGTTTGAAAAAATAA
- a CDS encoding sigma-54 interaction domain-containing protein, with the protein MLKDVDQKRIREQIDALLLSDGREKELDALIETLGRLRPDYVDFEEVCQNLYDGIHITDGEGKILFINKAYTRTTGIFPEEIIGKKVPDIELEGCLYKGSVTGAVLEKKERVNSVARIIKVNKDVLVTGTPVFDKQGKIKLVVTNTRDFPELKELEHRLIVLSEERNKKNEELAYMRQQQTGRKQLLYFSDAMKSVMETIKTVAETDVTVLITGETGTGKELVANELYQNSNRKDKPFIKVNCAAIPAELLESELFGYEAGAFTGAKRNGKVGMFELANTGVILLDEIGDMSLPLQAKLLRVLQQKEFIRIGGNNTVSLDIRVIASTNKNLLEEIKNKRFREDLYYRLNVVPINLKPLRERKEEIPYLAEKFCQKYNKKYNKEILISEEGMNALKKYSWPGNVRELENMIERLVVTSRGKNITSHSIFVALSPEALSSYKEIESSSTLKDMVRIYEHSIIIRTLKEEGSLRRTAKVLGVDHSTLVKKLQRYNQEFQ; encoded by the coding sequence TTGTTAAAAGATGTGGATCAAAAGAGAATCAGAGAACAAATTGATGCCTTATTACTTTCCGATGGAAGAGAAAAAGAATTGGATGCTTTGATAGAAACATTAGGTAGGCTTCGTCCGGATTACGTGGATTTTGAGGAAGTCTGTCAGAATCTTTATGATGGCATTCATATTACAGATGGAGAGGGAAAGATACTTTTTATAAATAAAGCATATACCCGAACAACAGGGATATTTCCTGAAGAAATAATCGGGAAAAAGGTTCCAGATATTGAGTTGGAAGGGTGCTTATATAAAGGATCGGTTACAGGAGCTGTTTTAGAGAAGAAAGAACGTGTCAATTCTGTCGCTAGAATTATTAAAGTAAATAAAGATGTATTGGTGACAGGAACCCCTGTTTTTGACAAGCAGGGTAAAATTAAACTGGTAGTAACAAACACTCGTGATTTTCCGGAGCTGAAGGAGCTGGAGCACCGGCTTATTGTACTCTCTGAAGAGAGAAACAAAAAAAATGAAGAGTTGGCATATATGCGTCAACAGCAAACCGGAAGAAAACAGCTTTTGTATTTCAGTGATGCGATGAAATCAGTTATGGAAACGATTAAAACAGTTGCAGAAACCGATGTAACTGTTTTAATAACAGGAGAAACCGGAACAGGCAAGGAACTGGTTGCCAACGAGTTGTATCAGAATAGCAATCGTAAAGACAAGCCCTTTATTAAAGTAAATTGTGCAGCAATACCGGCAGAGCTGCTGGAATCGGAGCTGTTTGGGTATGAGGCTGGAGCGTTTACCGGAGCAAAGCGGAATGGTAAGGTTGGAATGTTTGAATTGGCAAATACAGGGGTCATATTGCTTGATGAAATAGGAGATATGTCTCTTCCGCTTCAGGCGAAGCTTTTGCGAGTTCTTCAACAGAAAGAGTTTATAAGGATAGGCGGAAATAACACAGTTTCGCTTGATATTAGGGTGATTGCATCTACGAACAAAAATCTGTTGGAGGAGATTAAGAATAAACGTTTCCGGGAAGATTTATATTACAGGCTGAATGTAGTTCCAATCAACCTAAAGCCTCTAAGAGAGCGTAAGGAAGAAATTCCTTATTTGGCTGAAAAATTTTGTCAAAAATATAACAAAAAATATAATAAAGAGATTTTAATCAGCGAAGAAGGAATGAATGCATTAAAGAAATATTCTTGGCCCGGAAATGTACGAGAATTAGAAAATATGATAGAAAGACTGGTAGTTACCAGTCGCGGCAAAAATATTACCAGCCATAGCATTTTTGTGGCTCTAAGTCCAGAAGCCTTATCGTCTTATAAAGAGATTGAAAGCAGCAGTACACTTAAAGATATGGTGCGGATATATGAGCACAGTATTATTATTCGAACATTAAAAGAAGAAGGGTCGCTGCGGCGGACTGCTAAGGTTTTGGGAGTAGATCATTCCACTCTTGTCAAAAAGCTTCAGCGATATAATCAGGAATTTCAGTGA
- a CDS encoding 3-hydroxyacyl-CoA dehydrogenase family protein: MKEIKYILICGAGMMGKNIAFVMASNPNFEIGVYDLNETNINDDIRGNVQPLIDKDAISKEELEARLHRISFTTDMESELVKRSDLVIEAVFEDMQLKRETFAKLEQLCCRDAIFCTNSSVMSPSEISADLKYRERFVGTHFWNPAHLIPLVEVVKSDASSNEVAQTVMEVLKSVGKEPVLCKKDVPGFIANRMQHALWREAISIVENGIADAETVDKAVKYSFGMRLPQLGPLENVDMVGADLTYNIHEYIFEHLEDTHMPLPVLKKMCDNGKLGFKTGEGFQKWTPEQIEKSKSDLNEYLVNMLYGK; encoded by the coding sequence ATGAAAGAAATAAAATATATTCTGATTTGTGGTGCAGGTATGATGGGTAAGAACATAGCCTTTGTCATGGCATCAAACCCAAACTTCGAAATAGGTGTGTATGATTTAAATGAAACCAATATAAATGATGATATACGCGGAAATGTGCAGCCGCTTATTGATAAAGACGCAATATCTAAAGAAGAACTGGAAGCTCGTCTTCACCGGATTTCTTTTACCACAGATATGGAAAGTGAATTGGTAAAACGTTCGGATTTGGTTATAGAGGCAGTTTTTGAGGATATGCAGTTAAAAAGAGAGACCTTTGCGAAGTTGGAGCAGCTTTGCTGCCGGGATGCAATATTTTGTACGAACTCATCCGTTATGAGTCCAAGCGAAATTTCTGCTGACTTAAAATACAGAGAACGATTTGTCGGAACCCACTTTTGGAATCCCGCACATCTGATCCCACTAGTTGAAGTTGTAAAATCGGATGCTTCGAGCAATGAAGTCGCACAAACTGTTATGGAAGTGCTGAAATCAGTGGGCAAAGAGCCGGTGCTGTGCAAGAAGGATGTTCCGGGTTTTATTGCCAATCGTATGCAGCATGCCCTGTGGAGGGAAGCAATTTCAATTGTGGAGAATGGAATTGCAGATGCCGAGACTGTTGACAAGGCGGTAAAATATTCGTTTGGGATGCGCCTTCCTCAATTAGGACCTCTGGAAAATGTGGATATGGTAGGTGCTGATTTGACTTATAATATCCATGAATATATATTTGAGCATTTGGAGGATACCCACATGCCTTTGCCGGTGCTGAAAAAAATGTGTGACAACGGAAAGCTTGGTTTTAAGACCGGAGAAGGATTCCAGAAATGGACGCCCGAACAAATTGAAAAATCGAAATCAGACTTAAATGAATATCTTGTGAACATGCTCTATGGAAAATGA
- a CDS encoding peptidylprolyl isomerase: MKKIITIEMENGDVMKAELYPEVAPKTVENFVDLIEKKFFDGTIFHRVIPGFMIQGGDPTGTGMGGPGHTIEGEFAANGFKNELKHTAGVLSMARAMDPNSAGSQFFIMVEDAPHLDGQYAAFGKLIEGLEVARKIVAVKRDAMDKPKTEQKMKSVTVEEIEE, encoded by the coding sequence ATGAAAAAGATTATTACCATCGAAATGGAGAACGGTGATGTGATGAAAGCGGAGCTTTATCCGGAAGTTGCCCCAAAAACAGTGGAAAACTTTGTTGATTTAATTGAAAAGAAGTTTTTTGACGGCACTATTTTTCACAGAGTGATTCCGGGATTTATGATTCAAGGCGGAGATCCGACTGGTACAGGAATGGGCGGACCAGGGCATACCATTGAAGGAGAGTTTGCGGCAAATGGGTTTAAAAATGAGCTAAAGCACACAGCGGGTGTCTTATCTATGGCGAGAGCGATGGACCCCAATTCGGCAGGATCACAGTTTTTTATCATGGTAGAAGATGCTCCTCATCTAGACGGTCAATATGCTGCCTTTGGGAAACTAATTGAAGGCTTAGAGGTGGCAAGGAAGATTGTAGCTGTAAAAAGAGATGCAATGGATAAGCCGAAGACAGAGCAAAAAATGAAATCTGTTACGGTTGAAGAAATCGAAGAGTAA
- the cysE gene encoding serine O-acetyltransferase, with amino-acid sequence MVFFGEVKEDIQAVLNRDPAARSGFEVLLCYPGVWALILHKPAHWMYHHHLKLLARILSQLARFFTGIEIHPGATIGRRCFIDHGMAVVIGETAEVGNDVTIYQAVTLGGTGKDSGKRHPTIGNNVMISSGAKVLGPFTVGDNSKIGAGAVVLEAVPPNCTVVGVPGKIVKRGNQRAEDLNQVDLPDPIAVELECLRKRIVMLENKLRATEKEKIQGMCGSEEEAK; translated from the coding sequence ATGGTTTTTTTTGGTGAAGTGAAGGAGGATATTCAAGCTGTTTTAAATCGTGACCCTGCGGCAAGAAGCGGCTTTGAGGTATTGCTTTGTTACCCTGGAGTATGGGCATTGATTTTACATAAGCCAGCGCATTGGATGTATCATCATCATCTAAAGCTGCTTGCGAGAATCCTGTCACAGCTTGCAAGATTTTTCACCGGAATTGAGATACATCCGGGAGCAACAATTGGACGTCGGTGTTTTATAGATCACGGTATGGCTGTGGTCATAGGTGAAACGGCAGAAGTTGGTAACGATGTTACGATTTATCAGGCAGTGACTCTGGGAGGAACAGGGAAAGACAGCGGGAAGCGTCATCCTACTATCGGAAACAATGTAATGATTAGCTCCGGTGCAAAGGTATTAGGCCCTTTTACAGTAGGGGATAATTCCAAGATAGGAGCAGGGGCTGTTGTGCTGGAAGCCGTACCTCCGAATTGTACAGTAGTAGGTGTACCTGGAAAGATTGTAAAGAGAGGAAATCAGAGAGCAGAGGACCTAAACCAGGTGGATTTGCCAGATCCAATTGCAGTAGAACTGGAATGTTTACGAAAACGCATCGTTATGCTTGAAAATAAATTAAGAGCAACAGAGAAGGAAAAGATACAGGGAATGTGTGGTAGTGAGGAGGAAGCAAAATGA
- a CDS encoding NUDIX hydrolase produces MWTGGVRVVVLDEHKRILMVKQHHEDKDIWMVPGGGIEAGENASQAAVREVKEETGLDIKVVKLLWHVEEVSEERGQRFVNFFLANKIGGELCLGEDPEFDSQHQVLRDVQFLTQKEVLSLEHVYPDYLRDELWYAIGRYIDCDVLSDSVHKLMMDHFNEKENGYNPFKLRK; encoded by the coding sequence ATGTGGACTGGTGGAGTACGAGTTGTTGTTTTGGATGAACACAAGCGTATTTTAATGGTAAAACAGCATCATGAGGATAAGGACATTTGGATGGTGCCTGGCGGAGGCATTGAGGCTGGAGAAAATGCTTCACAGGCTGCCGTACGTGAGGTAAAAGAAGAAACAGGTTTGGATATTAAAGTAGTAAAGCTGCTCTGGCATGTAGAAGAAGTTTCGGAGGAAAGAGGACAGCGCTTTGTAAATTTCTTTTTGGCAAATAAAATTGGGGGAGAATTATGCTTGGGAGAAGACCCTGAATTTGATTCACAGCATCAGGTACTACGTGACGTTCAATTTTTGACACAAAAAGAAGTACTGTCCTTGGAACATGTTTATCCGGATTATTTGCGAGACGAACTTTGGTATGCGATTGGACGCTATATCGACTGCGATGTATTATCCGATTCGGTTCATAAACTCATGATGGATCATTTTAACGAAAAAGAAAATGGATATAATCCATTTAAGCTAAGAAAATAG
- a CDS encoding M23 family metallopeptidase, with product MNLKDNFDKEKISERFQKIKDKALSTKNKALFLIKDKILLHPNRKKSIAIACGAVIGVAILSFVTVKIMTPDAYMLAVNEVPFAYIESPATMDEAIDAIRTEMSESKGVEEVYCDESALKCTAIRDLKKDASILSEEQLKEKFLLTKLFIADAWSISINDTDVLALASEEDAKEVLNNVVAKYQTEGSQIVSTVYKENVNIASQKVSVSDILNVEDGVNLLLTGNAEPKSYVVQPGDTVWDIAIGNNMTPEQLQQMNPGFDSNKIQIGQTLSLVEIHPYITVITKEQVTTTEKIDFDTVFEATNTLYKGEVKVKTAGVYGKKETVVELTKENGVQTSAVDLGTTVTSEPQPQVAYRGTKALSKLVGSGSFLRPVPLNVSSPFGAARGGRRHTGVDLRNPKGTAIHATDDGVVTFAGYSGTYGNIVKVSHGNGIETWYAHCDTIVTSVGARVSKGQQIATVGITGSATGYHLHFEVRKNGVPQNPLNYL from the coding sequence ATGAACTTAAAAGATAATTTCGATAAAGAAAAGATTTCAGAAAGATTTCAGAAGATAAAGGACAAGGCTCTGTCCACGAAAAATAAGGCATTATTCTTGATAAAAGATAAAATATTACTTCATCCCAATCGGAAAAAAAGCATTGCAATTGCATGTGGTGCTGTGATCGGAGTTGCGATACTATCATTTGTTACAGTAAAAATTATGACACCGGACGCCTATATGCTGGCGGTAAATGAAGTGCCATTTGCTTATATTGAAAGTCCGGCGACGATGGACGAAGCGATTGACGCGATTCGAACAGAAATGAGCGAGTCAAAAGGTGTAGAAGAAGTTTACTGTGATGAATCCGCTTTGAAATGCACTGCAATCAGAGACTTAAAAAAAGATGCATCCATCTTATCGGAAGAACAGTTAAAAGAGAAATTTTTATTAACAAAGCTATTTATTGCAGATGCTTGGAGCATATCGATAAATGATACGGATGTATTGGCATTGGCGAGTGAAGAAGATGCAAAAGAAGTATTGAATAATGTTGTTGCGAAATATCAGACAGAAGGATCGCAAATTGTCAGTACAGTTTATAAGGAAAATGTAAATATTGCTTCACAGAAAGTGTCTGTTTCAGATATTTTAAATGTAGAAGATGGCGTTAACTTATTATTAACAGGAAATGCTGAACCAAAGTCGTATGTTGTGCAGCCTGGAGATACAGTATGGGATATTGCAATTGGGAACAATATGACACCTGAACAGCTTCAGCAAATGAATCCGGGATTTGACTCGAATAAAATTCAAATCGGACAAACCTTAAGTCTGGTTGAAATACATCCTTATATTACCGTTATTACCAAAGAGCAGGTTACAACAACAGAGAAAATTGATTTTGATACAGTTTTTGAAGCTACGAACACATTGTATAAAGGTGAAGTTAAGGTAAAAACGGCAGGTGTATATGGAAAAAAAGAAACAGTCGTTGAGTTGACAAAGGAGAATGGTGTTCAGACCTCCGCTGTTGACTTAGGCACCACTGTTACATCAGAGCCGCAGCCACAGGTCGCTTACCGAGGGACAAAGGCCTTGTCAAAGCTGGTAGGTTCAGGAAGTTTTCTTAGACCGGTACCATTGAATGTATCCTCTCCGTTTGGCGCAGCCAGAGGAGGAAGGCGACATACCGGAGTTGACCTTCGAAATCCAAAAGGAACAGCAATACATGCTACAGATGACGGAGTAGTCACGTTTGCAGGTTATTCGGGAACCTATGGGAATATAGTAAAGGTATCTCATGGAAATGGAATAGAGACCTGGTATGCACACTGTGATACAATCGTGACATCGGTTGGTGCTCGCGTAAGCAAAGGGCAGCAAATTGCGACGGTAGGTATTACGGGGAGCGCAACCGGATATCATCTTCATTTCGAAGTACGAAAAAATGGTGTGCCGCAAAATCCATTGAATTATTTATAA
- a CDS encoding proline--tRNA ligase gives MRLSKMYLRTLREVPSEAEIPSHILLLRAGMIRKLVSGVYGFMPLGYRSLRKIEQIVREEMDKKGAQEILMSAIQPAELWEESGRWAAFGPEMFRLKDRNERQFCLGPTHEEIFTDIVRSEISSYRQLPLNLYQIQTKYRDEKRPRFGLMRSREFIMKDSYSFDRDWEGLDKSYDDMYDAYTKIFTRCGLTFRAVEADTGAMGGSNSHEFCALSEVGESEIAYCEACQMAATIERAPCVDEKAPQEAELPLEEVMTPGTKSIAEVVDFLKIPVTKTIKALLFQVYNQDYKYVAAFVRGDRELNMTKLINILKIAEHEIEFADEEQMHKETGCVGGFTGPIGLHDCKIVVDTELVEAKNLCAGACKADHHLINVNYGRDYKGDIVTDLKLLKEGEPCPVCGAPVKITRGIEVGQVFKLGTKYSEAMNAYYKDENMKDHIMVMGCYGVGVSRTLAAIVEQHHDENGIIWPMPVAPYHVVVTIVNTNNEEQISLAEELYQELQRAGVEVLLDDRKERPGVKFKDADLLGIPVRITVGKQATDRIVEWKLRECSDSVNMNATEALEKTVVLVNQKK, from the coding sequence ATGAGACTTTCAAAAATGTACTTAAGAACGTTGAGAGAAGTACCCTCAGAAGCAGAGATACCAAGCCATATTTTACTGCTTCGGGCTGGTATGATTCGGAAATTGGTTTCGGGCGTATATGGATTTATGCCTTTGGGTTATCGCTCTCTGCGAAAAATTGAACAGATTGTTCGGGAAGAAATGGACAAGAAGGGGGCGCAGGAAATCTTGATGTCTGCAATCCAGCCCGCCGAATTGTGGGAAGAATCAGGCAGATGGGCGGCATTTGGACCGGAAATGTTTCGCCTCAAAGATCGGAATGAAAGACAGTTTTGCCTAGGCCCTACTCATGAAGAAATTTTTACGGATATTGTGCGGAGTGAAATCAGTTCCTATAGACAGCTCCCACTCAATCTTTATCAAATACAAACAAAATACAGAGATGAAAAAAGACCGAGATTCGGACTGATGAGAAGCCGGGAATTTATTATGAAGGATTCCTATTCCTTTGACCGAGATTGGGAAGGGCTGGATAAGAGCTATGACGATATGTACGATGCATATACGAAGATCTTTACACGCTGTGGATTAACTTTCCGTGCAGTGGAGGCAGATACTGGAGCTATGGGCGGCAGTAATTCACATGAATTCTGCGCATTATCTGAAGTCGGAGAAAGTGAAATTGCTTATTGTGAAGCATGTCAGATGGCAGCAACGATAGAACGTGCTCCTTGTGTCGATGAAAAGGCACCGCAGGAAGCGGAATTGCCATTAGAAGAGGTAATGACTCCAGGAACGAAAAGCATAGCTGAAGTCGTCGATTTTTTAAAAATTCCGGTTACTAAAACGATCAAAGCACTTCTATTTCAAGTCTATAATCAGGACTACAAGTATGTAGCAGCGTTTGTCCGTGGAGATCGGGAATTAAACATGACGAAGCTGATCAATATTTTAAAAATTGCAGAGCATGAGATTGAATTTGCTGATGAGGAACAAATGCATAAAGAAACTGGATGCGTTGGAGGATTTACAGGACCAATTGGCTTGCATGATTGCAAGATTGTAGTTGATACAGAATTGGTTGAAGCAAAAAATTTATGTGCCGGTGCATGTAAAGCAGATCATCATCTAATAAATGTCAATTATGGAAGAGATTATAAAGGTGACATCGTAACGGACTTGAAGCTGTTAAAAGAAGGTGAGCCTTGCCCGGTATGTGGAGCTCCGGTTAAAATCACAAGAGGGATTGAAGTCGGACAGGTGTTTAAGCTTGGAACGAAATACAGCGAAGCGATGAACGCTTATTATAAAGATGAAAATATGAAAGATCACATCATGGTTATGGGTTGCTATGGTGTAGGAGTCTCTCGAACTTTGGCTGCCATCGTCGAGCAGCATCATGATGAAAATGGTATCATTTGGCCGATGCCGGTTGCACCTTACCATGTGGTAGTCACGATTGTAAACACTAATAATGAAGAGCAGATCAGCCTTGCAGAGGAACTATATCAAGAGCTTCAAAGAGCTGGCGTGGAAGTTCTTTTGGATGACCGAAAAGAACGTCCAGGCGTAAAATTTAAGGATGCTGATTTGTTGGGAATTCCTGTGCGGATCACAGTTGGAAAGCAGGCAACTGATCGAATCGTTGAATGGAAGCTTCGTGAATGCAGCGACTCCGTAAATATGAATGCGACAGAGGCTTTGGAAAAAACAGTGGTACTGGTAAATCAGAAAAAGTAA
- the cysS gene encoding cysteine--tRNA ligase — MKIYNTLTRQKEEFVPIDEKEIKIYVCGPTVYNYFHIGNARPFVVFDTLRNYLQYRGKNVKFVQNFTDVDDKIINKAREEGVDASEISEKYVEEYYKDAAALNVQKASVHPKVTENMNEIIGFVQGLIDKGYAYEIDGDVYYSTRKFSDYGKLSKQNIEDLESGARIEVGEKKKDPLDFALWKAQKKQDEIAWESPWGMGRPGWHIECSVMSTKYLGETIDIHAGGQDLTFPHHENEIAQTEAQTGKPFANYWMHNGYITIDNEKMSKSKGNFFTVRDILKDYDGEVMRFFLLSGHYRSPINFSQELMEQAKNSLARMQNAKLHLQHLIQNGEGSMTHDEAAQFANLEKYRDKFNNAMEDDLNTADAISAVFELIRDMNTVTKDGASKEFSEKSLSLLDELTGVLGLLRKEASDTEMDSEIQKLIEERQEARKAKNFARADEIRDVLKEKGITLKDTPQGVQIIRESC, encoded by the coding sequence ATGAAAATCTATAATACCTTGACACGGCAGAAAGAAGAGTTCGTGCCGATCGATGAAAAGGAAATAAAAATTTACGTGTGCGGTCCGACAGTATATAACTATTTTCATATTGGGAATGCAAGACCCTTTGTTGTATTTGATACATTAAGAAATTATTTGCAGTATCGGGGCAAAAATGTAAAATTTGTACAGAATTTTACTGACGTGGACGATAAGATTATTAATAAGGCGAGAGAAGAAGGCGTCGATGCCAGCGAAATCAGTGAAAAGTACGTAGAAGAATATTATAAAGATGCGGCAGCTTTAAACGTACAAAAGGCTAGTGTACATCCGAAAGTAACTGAAAACATGAACGAAATCATTGGGTTTGTACAAGGATTGATTGACAAAGGCTACGCATATGAAATAGATGGTGACGTGTATTACAGCACACGTAAGTTTTCGGATTATGGAAAGCTGTCAAAACAAAACATTGAAGACTTGGAATCGGGTGCACGCATTGAAGTGGGTGAAAAGAAAAAAGACCCATTGGATTTTGCGCTGTGGAAGGCACAAAAAAAACAGGATGAGATCGCATGGGAGTCTCCTTGGGGAATGGGCCGGCCGGGCTGGCATATTGAATGCTCAGTTATGTCTACGAAATATTTAGGAGAAACCATCGATATTCATGCAGGCGGGCAGGATCTTACTTTCCCACATCATGAAAATGAAATTGCACAGACGGAAGCGCAAACAGGCAAGCCATTTGCAAATTATTGGATGCACAATGGATATATTACAATTGACAATGAAAAGATGTCAAAATCAAAAGGTAATTTCTTTACAGTGAGAGATATACTAAAAGATTATGATGGAGAGGTAATGCGTTTCTTTTTGCTATCCGGTCACTATCGGAGTCCGATTAATTTCAGCCAGGAGTTGATGGAACAAGCAAAAAACAGCTTAGCGCGAATGCAGAATGCAAAGCTTCATTTACAACACTTGATTCAAAATGGAGAAGGTAGTATGACGCATGACGAAGCTGCACAGTTTGCTAATCTGGAGAAATACCGTGATAAATTTAATAATGCAATGGAAGACGATTTGAATACCGCAGATGCAATCAGCGCAGTGTTCGAGTTGATTCGGGATATGAATACGGTGACAAAAGATGGTGCCTCAAAAGAATTTTCTGAAAAATCCCTTTCTCTTTTGGATGAATTGACTGGCGTTTTGGGATTGCTTCGAAAAGAGGCTTCCGATACAGAAATGGATAGTGAGATTCAAAAACTAATCGAAGAAAGACAGGAAGCAAGAAAAGCAAAGAATTTCGCAAGAGCGGATGAGATCCGAGATGTGTTAAAGGAAAAAGGCATTACATTAAAGGATACACCGCAGGGTGTTCAGATTATTCGCGAATCGTGTTAA